A region of Necator americanus strain Aroian chromosome I, whole genome shotgun sequence DNA encodes the following proteins:
- a CDS encoding hypothetical protein (NECATOR_CHRI.G360.T1): MLLYLLTTLLLLLNVFSQDTVLARECVDEAPKRACDTIERKYNCRGDWQYVAEIGCRRTCDLCGDQYDD; the protein is encoded by the exons ATGCTCCTTTACCTGCTCACCACCCTACTTCTTCTACTTAATGTCTTCTCACAGGACACTGTTTTGGCTAGG GAATGTGTTGATGAAGCGCCAAAGCGGGCTTGCGATACGATAGAACGGAAATACAACTGCAGAGGCGACTGGCAGTACGTAGCCGAAATTGGCTGCAGAAGAACATGTGATCTATGTGGAGACCAGTATGATGATTAG